CGGGGAAACGTTGCGCTCGAGACCGACTCGGGAACGCAGGCGTCCCGAGCGGTTCGAATATCATGACCTATGACCGCACGACACGCCCGCGGCCTCGCTCGCGACGACCGACGGCGACGATCCGAGGACGACGATGACCGGCGACGCCGCGGACGCGTCGTCGCGCCCCGACTGCCCGCTCTGTGGACGACCGATCGCGATGGTGACGCTGACCGGGCCGACCGACGGCGTGGTCTCCCCGTGTGGCTGTCGGGTCGTCCCCGACGTCCTCGAGTAGCCGCGAACGCGTCGCTTTTCACGATTCATACCGGAGGTGAGAGCGAACACCGTGCCAGTCGCCACCGTCCTCGCCGGAATCGTCTTCGGCATCGCGCTCGCCGCCCCACCTGGCCCGATGAACGCGATCATCGCCGAGGAGAGTGTCGTCCGGGGGTGGTCGGCCGGCTTCCGTGCGGGACTGGGCGCGATGCTCGCCGACGTTCTCTTCTTCGTGTTGACGCTCGCCGGCGTCGTCGCCGTGATCGACCGCTACCCGGTCGTCCGTCCCGTCCTCTACCTGCTCGGCGGGCTGTTGATGTGTTATTTCGCCGTCGGTGCCGTCCGCGAGGCCCGCGCGGCAACCTCCTTTACCGACGGCGGGCAGACGGCCTCGAAAGGGTTTCGCAAGACGTTCGCGCTGTCGCTGACAAACCCCTACCAGATCGGATTCTGGCTTACCGCCGGCGTCGGCCTGCTGCGGTCGGGAAGTCTGGACGTCCTCTCGCACGTTCCGGCCGTCGGCGCCTCTCTCGAGGGGACGCTGGTCGTCGAAACGGGGTCGCCGACGCTGCTGGCGGGGTTCTTCGGCGGGATCGCACTCTGGATCGTCGTCTACCCCGCGGGGCTGGTGTCGGCCGGGAGACGGATCGACGCCCTGGCACCGATCGTCGCCGCGGGGAGCGCGCTGGTGCTCGTCGGGTTCGGCGTCGTCTTCCTCGCAGTGGGGGCGCTCGCGTTGCTGTGAGTCGGTCGAACGCGGCGCCGGGCGTTCCGACGCGGAGAACCGTTCGGCGGTCGTTATCGAAGTACAGGCGCAAAACCCACGACTTCAGTCGTAGGAGCACGTCACCCCATCGCAGCGATCTCGTCCTCAAGCCACTCCCGGAACCACTTGACCCGCTTGAGCCGCTGGTGGGCGATCCCCTCGGCGGTGTCGCTCTGGACCCGCGAGGCGGCGTCGTAGCCGCGTTCGAGGACGCGCTCGACCATCTCGTCGGTTTCCATGTGCGTGCGAGCCTCGTACCCCATGCGTAACAGCATCAACGCGGTGCCGTTGGCGCCGATCTTGTCGAGCAGGTCGGCCTCGATGAGACACTGGGTTTCAAGCGAGACGTCGTTCAGATCGCCCTGGTAGGCGTGTTGTTCGACGGCCCGACACACCTGGTCGATGAAGGAGT
This genomic window from Natronococcus occultus SP4 contains:
- a CDS encoding LysE family translocator, with amino-acid sequence MPVATVLAGIVFGIALAAPPGPMNAIIAEESVVRGWSAGFRAGLGAMLADVLFFVLTLAGVVAVIDRYPVVRPVLYLLGGLLMCYFAVGAVREARAATSFTDGGQTASKGFRKTFALSLTNPYQIGFWLTAGVGLLRSGSLDVLSHVPAVGASLEGTLVVETGSPTLLAGFFGGIALWIVVYPAGLVSAGRRIDALAPIVAAGSALVLVGFGVVFLAVGALALL